A stretch of Anaerohalosphaeraceae bacterium DNA encodes these proteins:
- a CDS encoding CotH kinase family protein: protein MDKTEKTIFIGLSAVLAVLTALLICGSGFLSPSRDVNPFDLQQVRTVRIVMAEKDWKWLLANPMSEKYVRADFWFDGRKFSNVAVRPKGNSSLMSVAASGSKRLSLKIDFNFFNSAQTFYGVKKLCLNNGFSDPTFIREVLSYEIFKEMGLPTPRCAFADVYVNNEHLGLYTQVEAIDKTFLARHFDNPHGNLYKPEIGAALLNWTKEDVDKQAENPFFTSRENPNDPLAVRLGGRRLSDLLELLERENTPLEELLSRQAAGPFGGPFGRGFGGPGPGGGFGPNPGNQPQGGFGGPPPGGFVPDPNRPFPPGNVPAPAGPFGPPPGGFWGPPGAFRADPNNPMRPPMGPPGVFPQGPGMPPPFAAGGRFDPNNPPMGFGRRGGRGFGGPPGLGGGPGFRWGNLLDAVGLKTNENKADHTALFRLLEVLNKCPDETFPQEIEKVLDVDQVLRYLAVSVMIVHLDNYIGMGHNYYLYETNGRFTILPWDLNMTFGTFGMGLVRDAADFYIDEPVINFFESRPLVYRLLSYPPYRERYRQYLKDLLDGPFAEGVLEERIDRLAALVRPYVEKDELKFFTLEDFEKGLNEGSAFGGGWGGWMRPPAGNQNPPGPMEPQGQRPAPEERAAGGGRFGFGRRGPGFGGPPGMQAPGLKSFIAKRRLSVRRQLSGEIPSRPTEEERQQMMPRFPGMPPIQEGNR, encoded by the coding sequence GTGGATAAGACGGAAAAGACAATTTTTATCGGACTTTCAGCCGTTTTGGCGGTTTTGACAGCTCTTCTTATCTGTGGAAGCGGTTTTTTAAGCCCCTCCAGGGATGTGAATCCGTTTGACCTGCAGCAGGTAAGAACGGTCCGGATTGTTATGGCCGAGAAGGATTGGAAATGGCTTTTGGCCAATCCGATGTCCGAAAAATATGTCCGGGCCGATTTTTGGTTCGACGGCCGAAAGTTTTCGAATGTGGCCGTTCGCCCCAAGGGCAACTCTTCCCTAATGTCGGTGGCGGCAAGCGGCTCGAAGCGATTGAGTCTGAAGATTGATTTTAACTTTTTTAATAGCGCTCAGACTTTCTATGGAGTCAAAAAGCTGTGCCTGAACAACGGGTTTTCAGACCCGACCTTTATTCGGGAAGTGCTCAGTTACGAAATCTTCAAAGAGATGGGACTTCCGACCCCGCGATGTGCCTTTGCAGATGTATATGTAAATAATGAGCATCTCGGGCTTTATACCCAGGTGGAGGCGATTGATAAAACCTTTCTGGCTCGACATTTCGACAATCCGCACGGCAATCTGTACAAGCCGGAAATCGGAGCGGCGCTGCTGAACTGGACAAAGGAAGATGTGGACAAACAGGCGGAAAATCCATTTTTCACCTCGCGGGAAAATCCCAACGACCCGCTGGCGGTGCGCCTGGGCGGCAGACGGCTCAGCGACCTGCTCGAACTGCTCGAGCGGGAAAATACTCCGCTGGAGGAACTGCTCAGCCGACAGGCCGCCGGGCCGTTTGGCGGGCCTTTTGGAAGGGGATTCGGCGGGCCGGGACCCGGAGGGGGATTTGGTCCCAATCCGGGAAATCAGCCGCAAGGCGGATTTGGCGGACCTCCTCCGGGGGGATTTGTTCCAGACCCGAATCGTCCGTTTCCTCCAGGGAATGTTCCGGCGCCTGCCGGGCCTTTCGGTCCTCCTCCGGGCGGTTTTTGGGGGCCGCCCGGTGCATTCAGAGCGGACCCGAATAATCCAATGAGACCCCCGATGGGGCCGCCGGGTGTTTTCCCGCAAGGGCCGGGAATGCCGCCTCCGTTTGCGGCGGGCGGACGATTTGACCCGAATAATCCTCCGATGGGCTTCGGACGCCGAGGAGGCCGAGGATTCGGCGGACCGCCGGGTCTGGGCGGCGGACCCGGGTTTCGATGGGGGAATCTTCTGGATGCCGTCGGATTGAAAACCAACGAAAACAAGGCCGACCATACGGCTCTGTTTCGACTGCTGGAGGTTCTGAACAAGTGCCCCGATGAGACCTTCCCGCAGGAGATTGAGAAGGTGCTGGATGTGGACCAGGTGCTGCGGTATCTGGCGGTTTCCGTGATGATTGTGCATTTGGACAACTATATCGGGATGGGGCACAATTATTATCTGTACGAGACGAACGGACGTTTTACGATTCTGCCGTGGGATTTGAATATGACCTTCGGGACCTTTGGAATGGGACTTGTGCGGGATGCGGCTGATTTTTATATTGACGAACCGGTGATCAATTTCTTTGAATCCCGTCCGCTGGTGTATCGCCTTTTGTCTTATCCCCCTTACAGGGAGCGATACCGTCAGTATTTAAAAGACCTGCTGGACGGCCCCTTTGCAGAGGGAGTATTAGAAGAGCGGATTGACCGTCTGGCGGCGCTGGTGCGTCCGTATGTGGAGAAAGATGAACTGAAATTTTTCACGCTTGAGGATTTTGAAAAAGGGCTCAATGAGGGTTCTGCTTTCGGCGGCGGCTGGGGCGGCTGGATGAGGCCGCCGGCGGGCAATCAGAATCCGCCCGGGCCGATGGAGCCCCAGGGTCAGCGGCCGGCTCCGGAGGAGAGAGCTGCCGGCGGCGGGCGATTCGGCTTTGGACGGCGCGGTCCCGGATTCGGCGGCCCTCCCGGAATGCAGGCCCCGGGGTTAAAATCGTTTATCGCCAAACGGCGGCTGTCCGTCCGCAGACAGCTGAGCGGGGAAATCCCCTCCAGGCCGACCGAAGAGGAGCGTCAGCAGATGATGCCGAGATTTCCGGGAATGCCGCCGATACAGGAGGGCAATCGATGA
- a CDS encoding response regulator, with amino-acid sequence MAIEDLKNPVLSALPAESSFQTAVDRESFSAGLFDQLAYQIRTLSNAVIGFCNLLAAEDLTDTQREYVAEIHRAGKGLSCIVNDVVDFVRLERGTLKPNFAECDLADLIEEMESILSRAAVSKGLSFSITVEENVPAFLRTDRARLMRCLLNLAGNAIQFTQQGQIELRVRMDSLGSQSVIRFDLSDTGLAISTEHWSELFDPTRQAGGLTAGILPGAHGCGLLPMTRQLVHLLNGQLEITSRPGAGSTFSIVLSAEPAVQKSRMLSFPPHPEQNERHENLFENKRYVGRVLLVEDEESNRTVLTLMLENLGLDVTAVGSGQAAVKTACRIDFDVILMDIQLPDISGLQAARQLREIGLQTPMIALSAGTFAEGQAALFEELFDAFLAKPVDGPQLADVLQPLLPSIQKSQTQSIVQNLEIQKTK; translated from the coding sequence ATGGCCATAGAAGACTTGAAAAATCCTGTTTTATCCGCTTTGCCCGCCGAATCCTCGTTCCAGACGGCTGTGGACAGAGAGAGTTTTTCCGCCGGCTTATTCGACCAGCTGGCTTACCAAATCCGCACGTTATCTAATGCCGTTATCGGCTTTTGCAATCTATTGGCTGCTGAAGACTTAACCGACACCCAGCGGGAATATGTCGCCGAAATCCACCGAGCCGGAAAAGGGCTGTCCTGCATTGTCAATGATGTCGTGGACTTCGTACGGCTGGAAAGAGGCACACTCAAGCCTAACTTTGCAGAATGCGACCTGGCTGACCTGATAGAAGAAATGGAAAGCATTCTCAGCCGAGCCGCCGTCAGCAAAGGGTTGTCTTTTTCCATCACCGTTGAAGAGAATGTGCCCGCCTTCCTGCGAACCGATCGAGCCCGTCTGATGCGATGCCTGCTGAATCTGGCCGGCAACGCCATTCAATTTACCCAGCAGGGACAAATCGAACTTCGGGTGAGGATGGATTCGCTCGGCTCTCAGTCCGTCATTCGCTTTGACCTGAGCGATACCGGACTGGCAATTTCAACAGAGCATTGGTCTGAACTCTTCGACCCCACTCGGCAGGCCGGGGGATTGACCGCAGGCATTCTTCCGGGAGCACACGGATGCGGACTGCTGCCGATGACCCGCCAGCTGGTGCATCTGCTGAACGGACAGCTCGAAATCACATCCAGACCGGGAGCCGGGTCAACCTTCTCGATTGTGCTTTCGGCGGAACCGGCTGTTCAGAAATCCCGGATGCTTTCCTTCCCGCCTCATCCGGAACAAAACGAAAGGCACGAAAATCTCTTTGAGAACAAACGATACGTCGGGCGGGTGCTGCTGGTCGAAGATGAAGAATCCAACCGAACGGTGCTGACCCTGATGCTCGAAAATCTCGGTTTGGACGTAACGGCCGTCGGCAGCGGTCAGGCGGCGGTGAAGACGGCCTGCCGAATTGACTTCGACGTTATCCTGATGGACATCCAGCTGCCGGACATCAGCGGACTGCAGGCTGCTCGACAGCTGCGGGAGATAGGGCTTCAAACTCCGATGATCGCTCTGTCAGCCGGAACGTTTGCGGAAGGCCAAGCTGCTCTGTTCGAGGAGCTTTTTGACGCCTTTCTGGCCAAACCGGTGGACGGCCCCCAGCTGGCGGATGTGCTTCAGCCGCTGCTGCCGTCGATTCAAAAATCTCAGACACAATCCATTGTACAGAACCTGGAAATTCAGAAAACAAAATGA